AAATATAATCCAATGACAACTTACAAAGTTAAACATATTGATAGAATTAATTCAACTGATTGGAAACAATTAATGGATTTTTGGGATTTTACACCATCTTGGCAAAATTCTATCGATTCAATCAACAATGTATCAGATACATTTATATATTCCATTATACGTTTTGATGATACTATTGTAGGCTATGGAATTATTGACAAGAAAACAGGAGATATTCCCCAAATAGCAGTAAATAAGAATTATAGACGTAAAGGAATTGCAAGAAGTATAGTTACAGATTTACTAAAAAATACAGAATCATCTAGGGTGGCTGTTCTTAATGTAGACGACGAGTATAAATCTACGAAAGAATTTTTACTACATTTAGGATTTGAATATGTTATTGGCCAATATGAAATGATTTTAAAATTATAAATTTTTTCGTGAAATGGATTATAACTTATAAAATATTTTGACGTAATGTTCTTTTAAAGCTAATCAAAAGATATTAACCACTAAAAAATGTATAAAAGAAAAGGAGTATAAATTTAGTGAGAGTTTGATATTAACAATACTACTCTCACTAAAGATAATTACTCATATGTTCTAATTCTATGGTTATGAAATAATTCTAGTTTTTGAAGTTTCATATTGGAATATTCCTTTGGGGAAGCCTCCAGCCTAATTTTTTATAGAATGATTCTGAGGATTTCAGAACATCTGCAATGATTAATTCGCATCCATTTTCTTCTAACATATTTTTCACATGTTCAACAAGATTTTTGCCTATACCTTTATTGCGCATTTCTTCTGATACTACAAGTCCTGCAATATAACCTCTAAAACCAAAATCATAAGCAAAAATACATCCTATAATTTTATTTTCTTGTTCATAAACAAATGAAGAATTTCCTGAAAAATTAAAAGCTTTCTCTAACGTATTATCAGTCCAACAATCATGCCAAAAACAAGGAACTGATTGCATAAGAGATTTCACAAAAGATAAATCTTCTCTTCTCATTTCTCGAATCACATATAACACATTCTTTTATAATATTACTATGAATTTTGCAA
The DNA window shown above is from Haloimpatiens massiliensis and carries:
- a CDS encoding GNAT family N-acetyltransferase gives rise to the protein MRREDLSFVKSLMQSVPCFWHDCWTDNTLEKAFNFSGNSSFVYEQENKIIGCIFAYDFGFRGYIAGLVVSEEMRNKGIGKNLVEHVKNMLEENGCELIIADVLKSSESFYKKLGWRLPQRNIPI